From the genome of Pseudonocardia sp. EC080619-01:
TGCCCCGCAGATGGCGCCCCGGACAGCATCGGTGCCACCGAACCCTGCTCAACGAGGAGACCGACAATGGGCTATTTCGCCGACAGCGCCGAGGTCGACACCTACATCGGCGGAGTGTTCCGCGCGGCCGACGGGCACGCCGAGTCCGGCCCGAAGATGCGCGCCGCGGACCTCAACCTCCGCGTGCTCTACACCGACCCGGACACCGAGATGTGGGTCAAGATGCACGAGCCCGCGATGGAGGTGCACACCGGCGCCGACGAGGACAAGGCCGACATCACGCTGATGATGCGTGCCGACACCGGCGACAAGTTCTGGCGCGGTGAGTACAACCTCGCCGTCGGTCTGGCCAAGGGCGAGGTCAAGGCCAAGGGCCCGGTCAACAAGATCCTGAAGCTGGTCCCGCTGACCAAGCCGCTGTTCCCGATGTACCGCGAGCTGGTCGCCGAGAAGGACGCCTCCGCGAACGCCTGACGGCCGACCCCGAGCAGAGGAAAGGACGCCCACACAGATGGCGACCATGAAGGCGGTCGTGCTCCGCGAGCCGCACAAGATCGAGGTCATGGAGGTCCCGAAGCCGGAGATCACCGACCCCGGTGACGTGCTGATGCGGGTCG
Proteins encoded in this window:
- a CDS encoding SCP2 sterol-binding domain-containing protein — translated: MGYFADSAEVDTYIGGVFRAADGHAESGPKMRAADLNLRVLYTDPDTEMWVKMHEPAMEVHTGADEDKADITLMMRADTGDKFWRGEYNLAVGLAKGEVKAKGPVNKILKLVPLTKPLFPMYRELVAEKDASANA